Proteins from a single region of Pseudomonas sp. BSw22131:
- a CDS encoding S49 family peptidase, with translation MRNAFDMASSQPWLMLPSALDNLLAISDRLGDPAALEARLGQKLDNTRSVVIRSGVAIVPVTGPIFRYANLLTEISGATSTQILATDIRQALDNPAVKAIVLDIDSPGGVASGINELADMIYAGRLQKRIVAYVGGTGASAAYWIASAANEVVVDDTAILGSIGVVVEVTVSGDKAGSKSYEIVSRNAPNKRPDLSSEQGRAKVGETVDAMASVFEAKVARNLGVSPSRVPAMGGNGGLLVGAAAVKAGLAHRLGSLEGVISELSAKSSSAQLPPKTKPAPFVPGKQSVRALNSPLKVVAQSAEQIRIAGIMALVAPGSGFDSVVHAAVTDGLTIEAAALQLFEAGQAHEKSIRLAAAATVKAPIDRPQQYSTSAIWRSRRSPHN, from the coding sequence ATGCGCAATGCCTTTGATATGGCCAGCTCACAACCCTGGCTAATGCTTCCATCCGCCCTTGATAACCTGCTGGCCATCTCCGATCGCCTTGGTGATCCCGCTGCGCTTGAGGCCCGGCTAGGGCAAAAACTCGACAATACCCGCAGTGTGGTCATCCGCAGTGGTGTCGCCATCGTCCCAGTCACCGGTCCGATCTTTCGTTACGCGAACCTGCTGACTGAGATCAGCGGCGCCACCAGCACGCAGATCCTGGCAACCGACATTCGCCAAGCTTTGGATAACCCGGCGGTGAAAGCGATAGTCCTGGACATCGACAGCCCGGGCGGCGTGGCCAGCGGCATTAACGAGCTGGCAGACATGATCTACGCCGGTCGCTTGCAGAAACGCATCGTTGCTTATGTCGGCGGCACCGGTGCGAGTGCGGCCTACTGGATCGCTTCGGCTGCCAATGAGGTCGTGGTCGATGACACGGCAATCCTCGGTAGCATCGGAGTGGTGGTCGAAGTGACAGTCTCCGGCGACAAAGCTGGATCGAAAAGTTACGAAATCGTCAGCCGCAATGCGCCCAACAAGCGACCTGACCTGTCCTCAGAGCAAGGGCGGGCGAAGGTTGGTGAAACTGTGGATGCGATGGCCAGCGTTTTTGAGGCGAAGGTGGCCCGGAACCTGGGTGTTTCGCCCAGTCGCGTGCCGGCCATGGGCGGGAACGGCGGTTTGCTTGTGGGAGCGGCCGCAGTTAAGGCCGGGCTTGCTCACCGTCTCGGCTCACTTGAAGGCGTCATCAGTGAACTGTCCGCGAAGAGCTCGTCAGCACAATTACCGCCGAAGACGAAACCGGCGCCATTCGTTCCTGGGAAGCAATCGGTGCGCGCTCTGAATTCACCGTTAAAAGTCGTTGCGCAGTCAGCAGAGCAAATCCGCATTGCAGGGATCATGGCTCTGGTAGCCCCAGGCTCTGGCTTTGATTCGGTGGTGCACGCGGCCGTCACTGATGGCTTGACGATCGAGGCCGCCGCCTTGCAGCTGTTCGAGGCGGGCCAGGCGCATGAGAAATCTATTCGCCTCGCGGCCGCCGCCACAGTGAAGGCGCCCATTGACCGCCCTCAGCAATATTCGACCTCGGCCATCTGGCGCTCACGCAGATCGCCGCACAATTAA
- a CDS encoding FAD-binding and (Fe-S)-binding domain-containing protein — protein sequence MSLPASFLTDVKRLIPTERRFEDALSTLAFGTDASFYRLIPKLVVRVESEDEVVALLKLAQVDKVPVTFRAAGTSLSGQAISDSVLIVLGDNWNGREVRAQGGQIRLQPGVIGAQANVWLAPFGRKIGPDPASINAAKIGGIVANNSSGMCCGTAQNTYHTLAGMRVVLADGTRIDTEDTASIAAFRASHADLLERLATLGRETRANTKLAARIRHKYRLKNTTGLSLNALVDFEEPLDILSHLLVGSEGTLGFISAVTYDTVVDHPHKASALIVFPDVETCCNAVSILKTQPVSAVELLDRRSMRSVQNKPGMPPFVRELSENACALLIEARAATQPLLHEQLAQIMASIAHFPVDKQIDFTEDPQENARLWAIRKDTFPAVGAVRETGTTVIIEDVTFPVEQLAMGVRRLIELFEKHLYDEAILFGHALEGNLHFVFTQGFNDPQEVARYKAFMEDVTQLVAVEFNGSLKAEHGTGRNMAPFVELEWGSDAYQLMWQLKRLLDPNGILNPDVVLSTDPQIHLKHLKPMPAADGIVDKCIECGFCEPVCPSKGLTLSPRQRIVIWREIQAKKRAGIDTTDLERDYHYQGIETCAATGLCAQRCPVGINTGELVKKLRAREATHNKTAGWLANHFTTALQGARFTLHAANGARMLLGAPRLAKFSSALSKASSGRIPQWTTAMPQPENAIRFTPPVEDQRPRVVYLAACVSRVMGPAAGDREQMSLLEKTRGLLEKAGYQVVFPEDQESLCCGQPFASKGYAAQAEEKRQQLLAALTKASRGGLDPIYCDTSPCTLRLVQDLKETRLDLYDPVRFIRTHLLDKLVFTPQQEAIAVHVTCSTQHLGESQALIELARMCSVNVVIPEGIHCCGFAGDKGFTTPELNAHSLRTLRGAVQHCHEGISTSRTCEIGLTQHGGIDYHGLVYLVDRVTQPRTA from the coding sequence ATGAGCCTGCCCGCCTCCTTCCTGACCGATGTAAAGCGGTTGATCCCCACCGAGCGCCGCTTTGAAGACGCGCTGTCCACATTGGCGTTTGGCACCGACGCCAGCTTCTACCGGCTTATCCCAAAACTGGTCGTGCGCGTCGAATCCGAAGACGAAGTGGTTGCGCTGCTCAAGCTGGCTCAGGTCGACAAGGTCCCGGTTACCTTCCGTGCAGCCGGCACCAGCCTGTCGGGGCAAGCCATCAGTGACTCGGTGCTGATCGTGCTGGGCGACAACTGGAACGGTCGCGAAGTGCGTGCCCAAGGGGGGCAGATTCGTTTACAGCCAGGCGTGATTGGCGCGCAAGCTAACGTGTGGCTGGCACCGTTCGGTCGCAAGATCGGTCCAGACCCCGCGTCTATCAACGCGGCCAAGATTGGTGGCATCGTCGCTAATAATTCCAGCGGCATGTGCTGCGGCACCGCGCAAAACACCTACCACACGCTGGCCGGAATGCGCGTCGTACTGGCCGACGGCACACGCATCGACACCGAAGATACGGCAAGCATCGCAGCCTTCCGCGCCAGCCACGCCGACCTGCTTGAGCGCTTGGCAACACTGGGCCGGGAAACCCGCGCCAACACCAAGCTGGCTGCCAGAATCCGCCACAAATACCGTCTGAAAAACACCACCGGCCTGTCATTGAATGCGCTGGTCGACTTCGAGGAGCCGCTGGATATCCTCAGCCATTTGCTGGTGGGCTCTGAGGGCACATTGGGGTTCATCAGCGCGGTGACCTACGACACAGTGGTCGATCACCCACACAAGGCGTCGGCGCTGATCGTGTTTCCGGACGTTGAGACATGCTGCAATGCTGTATCCATCCTCAAAACCCAGCCGGTTTCCGCCGTTGAGCTACTTGACCGGCGGAGCATGCGCTCGGTGCAGAACAAGCCGGGCATGCCGCCCTTTGTGCGTGAGTTGTCGGAGAACGCCTGCGCGCTGCTGATTGAGGCCCGCGCCGCGACCCAGCCGCTGCTGCATGAACAACTGGCGCAGATCATGGCGTCCATCGCGCACTTCCCGGTGGACAAGCAAATCGACTTCACTGAAGACCCGCAGGAAAACGCGCGTCTGTGGGCCATCCGCAAAGACACCTTCCCCGCTGTCGGCGCCGTGCGCGAGACCGGCACCACGGTGATCATCGAGGACGTGACCTTTCCGGTCGAACAGCTGGCGATGGGCGTGCGTCGGCTGATCGAGCTGTTCGAAAAGCACCTTTATGACGAAGCGATCCTGTTTGGCCATGCGCTGGAGGGCAACCTGCATTTCGTCTTCACCCAGGGCTTCAACGACCCTCAGGAAGTGGCGCGCTATAAGGCATTCATGGAGGACGTAACCCAATTGGTAGCGGTGGAGTTCAACGGCTCGCTCAAGGCCGAGCACGGCACCGGCCGCAACATGGCGCCTTTCGTCGAACTGGAATGGGGCAGCGACGCTTATCAATTGATGTGGCAACTCAAGCGTTTGCTCGATCCCAACGGCATTCTCAACCCCGATGTGGTGCTGAGCACTGATCCGCAGATCCACCTGAAACATCTGAAACCGATGCCTGCGGCTGACGGGATCGTCGACAAATGCATCGAATGTGGATTTTGTGAGCCGGTGTGTCCGTCCAAAGGACTGACCTTGAGCCCACGCCAGCGCATCGTCATCTGGCGCGAGATTCAGGCGAAAAAACGTGCGGGTATCGATACCACAGACCTGGAGCGCGACTATCACTATCAAGGCATCGAAACGTGCGCCGCCACCGGGCTTTGCGCACAGCGCTGCCCGGTTGGAATCAACACCGGCGAGCTGGTGAAAAAGCTGCGCGCTCGCGAGGCCACGCACAACAAAACGGCAGGCTGGCTGGCGAACCACTTCACGACTGCGTTGCAAGGCGCACGCTTCACACTGCACGCCGCTAATGGCGCCCGCATGTTGCTGGGCGCGCCTCGACTGGCGAAGTTTTCATCGGCGCTGAGCAAAGCCTCTTCAGGACGCATCCCACAGTGGACGACGGCAATGCCACAGCCAGAAAACGCCATTCGCTTCACGCCTCCGGTCGAAGATCAGCGCCCAAGAGTGGTTTATCTTGCGGCCTGCGTGTCTCGCGTAATGGGGCCCGCAGCGGGTGATCGTGAGCAAATGTCGCTGCTGGAAAAGACCCGTGGGCTGCTGGAAAAGGCTGGCTATCAAGTGGTGTTCCCCGAGGATCAGGAGAGTTTGTGCTGCGGCCAACCCTTTGCCTCGAAGGGCTACGCAGCGCAGGCCGAGGAGAAGCGCCAGCAATTACTCGCCGCGCTGACCAAAGCCAGCCGAGGCGGGCTCGATCCCATCTACTGCGACACCAGCCCATGCACATTACGGCTGGTTCAGGACCTCAAGGAAACGCGGCTGGATCTGTACGACCCGGTGCGTTTCATCCGCACTCACTTGCTCGACAAACTGGTATTCACGCCTCAGCAAGAAGCCATCGCCGTTCACGTCACCTGCAGCACTCAGCACCTGGGCGAGAGCCAGGCGCTGATCGAACTGGCGCGCATGTGCAGCGTCAACGTGGTCATCCCGGAAGGCATTCATTGCTGTGGCTTTGCCGGTGACAAAGGCTTCACGACGCCGGAGCTGAATGCCCATTCGCTGCGCACGCTCAGGGGCGCCGTTCAGCACTGCCATGAGGGGATTTCCACTAGCCGAACCTGTGAAATCGGCCTGACTCAACATGGCGGTATCGACTACCACGGGCTGGTGTACCTCGTGGACCGCGTCACTCAACCCAGAACCGCTTGA
- a CDS encoding RsiV family protein, whose translation MEWITTGVGDGSLDSFLLTQTGLTFLFSPYEVGPYALGSFSAHVPFDRFTSGALRNDFVPTLSHEPDS comes from the coding sequence ATGGAATGGATCACAACAGGGGTTGGAGATGGAAGCCTAGACAGTTTTCTACTGACTCAAACTGGCCTCACGTTTCTGTTTAGCCCATATGAAGTCGGTCCGTATGCGTTGGGAAGCTTTTCAGCACACGTGCCCTTCGATCGGTTTACCAGCGGTGCGCTGCGCAACGATTTTGTGCCCACGCTATCTCATGAACCTGATAGTTGA
- a CDS encoding replicative DNA helicase, translating to MRDPYNLEAEHGLLGAMLQRPELIDTLSDDLSAESFYFAENAEVYRGIMAVRSARRDVDFLTVASQINVLANGDSALAYCSDIVRGTPSIASAGTYAQIVRERAIDRALHALGIQAIDISQGEQDTQSKIAAVQAAAMHIDSGSQSDEVVKVSDVLAAQVEVWQERFDRHLRGETLQGLPTGLADLDEKLGGLLPGQLIIVAGRPAMGKTTLGMGFASFATVHAGKSALVVSIEMEEGALTDRAIASEGRIPLAAIKNGTACDTHTAQLTAATSAISQANLFFAHRAGGTVGRIRSMARRHKLRYGLDLLMVDYLQLLEGEGGNRTEAVSSISRGFKLLAVELGIPVVLLSQLSRKCEERPNKRPIPSDLRESGAIEQDADVILFVYRDEIYNEHTEAKGIAEIIIGKGRDVETGTVRAAFLGQYNRFENLAAGWTEPGPTPSKSTSLSHRYRGRTAQ from the coding sequence ATGCGTGATCCCTACAACCTCGAAGCGGAGCACGGCTTGCTGGGCGCGATGCTTCAGCGTCCGGAGTTGATTGACACCCTGAGCGATGACCTGTCCGCCGAGTCGTTCTACTTCGCCGAAAATGCCGAAGTCTATCGCGGCATCATGGCGGTCCGATCGGCTCGGCGGGACGTCGATTTCCTGACCGTAGCGAGCCAGATCAACGTGCTGGCCAACGGTGACAGCGCGTTGGCGTACTGCAGCGATATCGTTCGGGGCACGCCGAGCATCGCCAGCGCCGGGACCTATGCGCAGATCGTCCGGGAGCGTGCCATTGACCGCGCCCTGCATGCGCTTGGCATCCAGGCAATCGACATCTCGCAGGGCGAACAGGACACACAATCGAAAATCGCCGCAGTGCAGGCGGCCGCGATGCACATCGACAGCGGCAGCCAATCGGACGAAGTCGTGAAGGTGTCCGATGTGCTGGCGGCGCAGGTCGAAGTCTGGCAGGAACGATTTGACCGCCATCTGCGCGGCGAAACGCTCCAGGGGTTGCCGACTGGCCTGGCGGATCTGGACGAAAAGCTGGGTGGGCTGCTGCCGGGGCAATTGATCATCGTCGCTGGACGCCCCGCGATGGGGAAAACCACGCTGGGCATGGGCTTTGCGTCGTTCGCCACGGTTCATGCCGGGAAGTCTGCGCTGGTCGTGAGCATCGAGATGGAGGAGGGCGCGCTGACTGATCGGGCGATTGCATCGGAGGGGCGCATTCCGTTGGCGGCCATCAAAAACGGGACGGCCTGCGATACCCACACCGCCCAGCTCACAGCCGCAACTTCCGCGATCAGCCAAGCAAACCTGTTCTTTGCCCATCGTGCTGGTGGGACGGTAGGGCGCATCCGCTCAATGGCTCGACGTCACAAGTTGCGATACGGGCTCGATTTGCTGATGGTCGACTACCTGCAACTGCTCGAAGGCGAGGGCGGCAATCGAACCGAGGCTGTCAGCAGCATCAGCCGCGGCTTCAAGCTGCTGGCGGTCGAGCTGGGCATTCCCGTCGTGCTGCTGAGCCAGCTCTCGCGCAAGTGCGAGGAGCGCCCGAACAAGCGGCCCATTCCGTCCGATCTGCGTGAGTCCGGTGCGATCGAGCAGGACGCAGACGTGATCCTGTTCGTATACCGCGACGAGATCTACAACGAACACACAGAGGCCAAGGGCATCGCGGAAATCATCATCGGCAAAGGCCGCGACGTGGAAACGGGCACTGTGCGCGCGGCGTTTCTGGGGCAATACAACCGATTTGAAAATCTGGCCGCTGGTTGGACCGAGCCGGGACCCACTCCCAGCAAGTCCACAAGTCTCTCTCACCGGTATCGCGGGAGGACCGCACAATGA
- a CDS encoding antiterminator Q family protein: MTARSHVGKPLGGTEVLLEQWAIWRRVGTGSPRSLTTGPSANQPSFFITDDVALVVDGAVARLTARERQLGEMVLSYYGDGHAAKRIGDLHGMSEAKARELIRAGVGWIDCVLDHQSNPVDIREDEP, translated from the coding sequence ATGACGGCCCGCAGTCACGTCGGGAAACCACTGGGCGGCACCGAGGTGTTACTTGAGCAGTGGGCAATCTGGCGTCGGGTAGGCACCGGCTCGCCTCGATCCCTCACCACTGGCCCATCCGCCAACCAGCCTTCGTTCTTCATCACTGATGACGTCGCCTTGGTGGTTGATGGGGCAGTTGCCAGGCTCACGGCAAGGGAGCGGCAGTTAGGCGAGATGGTGTTGTCCTATTACGGCGACGGTCACGCTGCGAAGCGCATCGGCGATCTGCACGGCATGAGTGAGGCCAAGGCGCGAGAGCTGATCAGAGCTGGTGTGGGTTGGATCGATTGCGTCCTTGATCACCAGTCGAATCCCGTTGACATCCGCGAGGATGAACCCTAG
- a CDS encoding tape measure protein, with protein MVKVVEKPLRQINTFRDLESSVANTSKSMRDARDRVRELAAEVGRAENPSKQLQEAYKASVRELERLGRVEAVQINQLSTMRQGLRAAGVDTRNLAAEQSRLSAEYAKALAAGRNNAALSSAKSTLGVGAVRETQQELIKLRQQYALVTSSGELSSRELGVAQANYRRSVSETLAKLRELRAASRAPAAAPDTSVATARKNLGVDQYRALRTQLTALAGDYAKLTRQGVLSAQERAVAEANYRRKVDETKRAIADLSSASGRSGGGLTVGGALGIAGGVGAATAVFSEYTKASDSVKKMDAQLRLATQSQTEFNIAQSATREIATRSQAPLADVVTLYSRLSPALSAMGRDQGDTLKVIDAVTQSLRISGATTSETSSTITQFSQALGSGVLRGEEFNSIAENSPRLLRAMAEGFKVPIGQLRVMAAAGQLTSEAITQVVIDALPQLQKEAAILPETVGGAFTVMGDKITLALGSVDTKPLIDQIKHLGDTIADPTVASNLNRLGAVVLKFGETIPKGLSGLVSIGDDIGYMAAKATGQVSPLEKVEKDINAAKEALKGFNISTLFTADDDTIVNMLYSKESLEAKLKEFEAYRAKLLEEATGLNAEQRTAQQTAVKDAATANDQRAEADRKRVEQLKKTQTDLLKAAKEGIKNQLTAEKKATADLKKAKDQQIEDQKQYIDAIAALQNGGTSGEASYGNAQALKVSAKQSLASGDVEGAKKNAQASLDVIKRISEAGGNTLGFAGFIKELQGIVKQAGDKDVKKAEDGKKTIEQKLADLREEAAKLKDLQITPVISDDAIAAILKQFQDIRVKLGLAFDVPMNLQATPEQMQTMSGKSANPLKYPTAEALAATAPEAQLDNPPTPPVPATSPKAPALKYQPGVTDYSQESISAPVEPVLADDYRQKMVEQVVSQGPVPVTVAPAIADGAIADLGVPVTPVVDLTALDTAKNQIAAFAELIRQSLTVAVTVLGADGGGGDTQQGSATLPGYAAGDLVKGPGTATSDSILARLSNGEFVMQAAAVRHYGPELLRKINERRLPRFASGGEVGRSLPNIPAPGEALLNRLNPPEPQSFGSVSFTVGGDTYQLQAPQQEFDRIIRNQRLKFGKS; from the coding sequence ATGGTGAAGGTGGTTGAGAAACCGCTTCGCCAAATCAATACCTTCCGCGATCTCGAGTCGAGCGTCGCGAACACCAGCAAGTCGATGCGCGATGCTCGGGACCGTGTTCGCGAGTTGGCCGCCGAGGTGGGCAGGGCAGAGAACCCGTCCAAGCAGCTGCAGGAAGCCTATAAAGCTTCGGTCCGGGAGCTTGAGCGCCTTGGGCGAGTGGAAGCTGTTCAGATTAACCAGTTGAGCACGATGCGCCAGGGATTGCGCGCCGCCGGCGTCGACACGCGCAACCTGGCCGCCGAGCAGTCCCGCCTCAGTGCCGAATACGCGAAGGCCCTTGCGGCCGGACGCAACAACGCCGCGCTGAGCTCCGCCAAATCAACGCTGGGCGTCGGGGCGGTAAGGGAGACGCAGCAAGAGCTGATCAAGTTGCGCCAGCAGTACGCGCTGGTGACAAGCTCGGGAGAATTGTCCTCAAGGGAGCTGGGCGTCGCGCAGGCGAATTACCGGCGCAGCGTCTCGGAGACCTTGGCCAAGCTTCGGGAGCTCCGGGCTGCCAGCCGTGCGCCCGCGGCCGCCCCTGATACCTCGGTGGCCACGGCGCGTAAGAATCTCGGGGTCGATCAGTACAGGGCGCTGCGTACCCAGCTCACAGCGCTGGCTGGCGATTACGCCAAGCTGACACGGCAGGGCGTGCTCTCTGCGCAAGAGCGCGCTGTGGCGGAGGCGAACTACCGCAGGAAAGTGGACGAGACCAAGCGGGCGATCGCCGACCTGAGCTCTGCATCTGGCAGATCCGGTGGCGGCCTTACCGTTGGCGGCGCCCTGGGAATCGCCGGCGGTGTGGGAGCCGCGACGGCAGTCTTCAGCGAGTACACGAAAGCGTCTGACAGTGTGAAGAAGATGGATGCGCAGCTCCGGCTTGCGACCCAGAGCCAGACGGAATTCAACATCGCACAGTCAGCCACCCGGGAGATTGCGACGAGATCTCAGGCGCCGCTCGCAGATGTGGTCACGCTTTATAGTCGCCTGTCGCCAGCCTTGTCCGCGATGGGACGTGATCAGGGCGACACCCTGAAAGTCATTGACGCGGTGACGCAATCGCTGCGCATCAGCGGCGCAACGACGTCGGAGACGAGCAGCACGATCACCCAGTTCTCACAGGCGCTCGGCTCTGGCGTTCTGCGCGGCGAGGAATTCAACTCCATCGCAGAAAACTCCCCGCGTCTATTGAGGGCTATGGCCGAGGGGTTCAAGGTCCCGATCGGCCAGCTCCGCGTCATGGCCGCCGCTGGGCAACTGACGTCGGAGGCAATCACACAAGTTGTCATCGACGCTCTGCCGCAGCTTCAGAAAGAGGCGGCGATTTTGCCGGAGACGGTGGGCGGCGCGTTCACTGTGATGGGCGACAAGATCACCCTGGCGCTCGGCTCTGTCGACACCAAGCCACTAATCGACCAAATCAAGCATTTGGGGGACACAATCGCTGACCCCACCGTGGCCAGCAACCTCAACAGACTTGGCGCTGTGGTGTTGAAGTTCGGTGAGACCATTCCGAAAGGTCTTTCGGGTTTGGTGAGTATCGGCGATGACATTGGGTACATGGCTGCGAAGGCAACCGGCCAAGTCAGCCCGCTTGAGAAAGTGGAAAAAGATATTAACGCGGCGAAGGAGGCGCTGAAGGGATTCAACATCAGCACGCTGTTCACGGCCGATGACGATACGATCGTTAATATGCTTTATTCGAAAGAATCGCTTGAGGCGAAGCTGAAGGAGTTCGAAGCGTACCGCGCTAAGTTGCTGGAGGAGGCGACAGGGTTAAATGCGGAACAGCGGACTGCACAACAAACAGCGGTCAAGGATGCGGCGACCGCTAATGATCAGCGTGCAGAAGCTGACAGAAAAAGAGTCGAGCAACTTAAGAAGACCCAGACAGACCTTCTTAAGGCGGCAAAAGAGGGGATAAAGAATCAGTTAACTGCTGAGAAGAAAGCGACTGCCGATCTCAAAAAGGCCAAAGATCAGCAAATCGAGGATCAAAAGCAGTACATTGACGCGATTGCAGCTTTACAAAATGGTGGCACTTCCGGCGAGGCATCTTACGGTAATGCTCAGGCACTTAAAGTCAGCGCGAAGCAGTCACTGGCTTCTGGCGATGTAGAGGGGGCGAAGAAGAACGCCCAGGCTTCACTCGATGTCATAAAGAGAATATCGGAAGCCGGGGGTAATACGCTGGGGTTTGCCGGTTTCATCAAAGAGCTACAGGGCATCGTTAAGCAGGCAGGCGACAAAGATGTAAAAAAAGCTGAGGACGGAAAAAAAACAATAGAGCAAAAGCTCGCCGATTTGCGGGAGGAGGCTGCAAAACTGAAAGACTTGCAGATAACGCCAGTCATCTCAGACGATGCGATTGCCGCGATACTCAAGCAGTTTCAGGACATCAGAGTGAAGTTGGGGTTGGCGTTTGATGTGCCGATGAATCTGCAGGCTACCCCTGAGCAGATGCAGACAATGTCAGGTAAGTCTGCTAATCCGCTCAAATACCCAACGGCAGAAGCTCTGGCCGCGACTGCACCTGAAGCCCAGCTAGATAACCCCCCAACTCCGCCAGTGCCCGCCACGAGCCCCAAGGCGCCGGCCTTAAAATATCAGCCAGGTGTAACCGACTACTCACAGGAGAGCATTAGCGCTCCGGTTGAGCCTGTTCTTGCTGACGATTACCGTCAAAAAATGGTTGAGCAGGTTGTTTCCCAGGGTCCGGTGCCGGTCACCGTTGCCCCGGCGATTGCCGACGGCGCCATTGCGGACCTCGGGGTGCCGGTCACGCCTGTCGTTGATTTAACCGCGCTCGATACTGCTAAAAATCAGATAGCTGCGTTTGCCGAGTTGATCAGGCAATCGTTGACCGTGGCCGTCACCGTTTTGGGGGCTGATGGCGGCGGTGGCGACACGCAGCAGGGAAGCGCAACGCTACCTGGCTATGCCGCAGGCGATCTCGTGAAGGGGCCGGGCACAGCGACCAGCGATAGCATTCTGGCTCGGCTGTCCAACGGTGAGTTTGTGATGCAGGCGGCCGCGGTGCGCCATTACGGGCCGGAGCTTCTCAGGAAGATCAACGAGCGGCGGTTGCCCCGTTTCGCAAGTGGTGGGGAGGTGGGGCGTTCCTTGCCGAACATTCCGGCACCTGGAGAGGCTTTGCTGAATCGACTAAACCCGCCAGAGCCGCAATCATTTGGTTCAGTGTCATTCACCGTTGGAGGCGACACCTACCAATTGCAGGCGCCGCAGCAGGAGTTTGACCGGATCATCCGCAACCAGCGCTTGAAGTTTGGGAAGTCGTAA
- a CDS encoding toll/interleukin-1 receptor domain-containing protein gives MLKVFLSYTKVDHEKVEPFFHRLTHEGFDPWLDNEKLLPGHNWSYEIDQALAEANVVMLFEHLKRQQARIRSARSESSD, from the coding sequence ATGCTTAAGGTGTTTTTGAGTTACACGAAGGTGGATCACGAAAAGGTCGAACCATTTTTTCACCGCCTGACTCATGAGGGATTCGACCCCTGGCTTGATAATGAGAAACTGCTCCCGGGTCATAACTGGAGCTATGAAATCGATCAGGCTCTAGCAGAAGCGAACGTCGTCATGCTTTTTGAGCACCTCAAGCGTCAGCAAGCGAGGATTCGTTCAGCGCGAAGCGAATCAAGCGATTGA
- a CDS encoding tyrosine-type recombinase/integrase has product MTTSLKTLHVVLTDSEIRKQSAGAVRQLRDPRFPELRFRYSTTDRTRGAWHVVVRGKWGKAGDYPGISAKSIQSALPAILLRRAIDPEATSTENAWATMGDLLRWYTNRMIRDRSLSEKRKAGAKSALKCHLVPRLANLQLSDLGKASLDSLLMWPMQERYALSFVRLVYNVLAVAMRQAHRLGHLRLNPMAGLKFSDFVSKRVKPKPSRLRTDDLSSVLAEVSATFAVLPTEAVLALMMLCHGTRLGETRMALWRNVNLNTRQWFIPQGDTKTKAEHLLPLTDQVCSLLQTYQAFQRANGYQGAYVFPGIRRGAMSATTATAVFARLSDHQWTSHDLRKVARTAWMDLGIDYLVGEMLVNHALKNMDATYIHTAAENLKREALEKWHHRLDEYGLSAIASETNARCNVSGNPLRATQSKASSAISIPLPRSMESLSGGAQ; this is encoded by the coding sequence ATGACCACTTCCCTGAAAACACTCCACGTCGTGCTGACGGACTCCGAGATTCGCAAGCAGTCCGCCGGCGCCGTGCGGCAGTTGCGCGACCCACGGTTCCCGGAGCTCCGTTTCCGTTACTCCACCACCGACCGCACCCGGGGCGCCTGGCACGTCGTGGTACGCGGCAAGTGGGGCAAGGCTGGCGACTATCCGGGCATCAGCGCTAAGTCGATTCAGTCAGCCCTTCCGGCGATACTGTTACGCCGCGCGATTGATCCGGAAGCAACCTCAACCGAAAACGCCTGGGCCACCATGGGCGATCTGCTGCGCTGGTACACGAATCGGATGATCCGGGACCGTAGCCTTTCGGAGAAGCGCAAGGCCGGGGCGAAGTCAGCGCTCAAGTGCCACTTGGTTCCGAGGCTGGCCAACCTGCAATTGAGCGATCTGGGCAAAGCCTCACTGGACAGTCTGCTGATGTGGCCAATGCAGGAGCGCTATGCGCTGTCGTTCGTGCGACTGGTCTACAACGTGCTGGCGGTCGCGATGCGCCAGGCCCATCGCCTCGGGCATCTGCGACTCAACCCGATGGCAGGGCTCAAGTTCAGTGACTTTGTATCGAAGCGGGTCAAGCCCAAGCCTTCTCGGCTGCGCACCGATGACCTTTCCTCGGTGCTGGCCGAGGTGTCCGCGACGTTCGCTGTGTTGCCAACAGAGGCCGTGCTGGCGCTGATGATGCTCTGCCATGGAACGAGGCTCGGCGAAACACGCATGGCGCTCTGGCGCAACGTCAACTTGAACACCCGCCAGTGGTTCATTCCGCAGGGCGATACCAAGACCAAGGCCGAACATCTGTTGCCGCTGACCGATCAGGTTTGTTCGCTCCTACAGACGTATCAGGCTTTCCAGCGGGCAAACGGCTATCAAGGCGCCTATGTCTTTCCGGGTATCAGGCGTGGCGCCATGAGCGCAACCACTGCCACCGCAGTGTTTGCCCGCCTCAGTGATCACCAGTGGACGAGCCACGACTTGCGCAAGGTGGCCCGCACAGCCTGGATGGATCTAGGTATCGACTACCTGGTGGGCGAGATGCTGGTGAACCATGCCCTCAAGAACATGGATGCGACCTACATCCACACCGCTGCGGAAAACCTCAAACGTGAAGCGCTGGAAAAGTGGCATCACCGTTTAGACGAGTACGGCTTAAGCGCTATCGCGAGCGAGACAAACGCAAGATGCAATGTTTCGGGAAATCCGCTACGGGCTACGCAATCCAAGGCCTCCAGCGCGATTAGCATTCCACTACCTAGGAGTATGGAAAGTCTCTCAGGGGGTGCGCAATGA